A single region of the Anaerococcus urinomassiliensis genome encodes:
- the purH gene encoding bifunctional phosphoribosylaminoimidazolecarboxamide formyltransferase/IMP cyclohydrolase: MRALISVTDKTGIENLAKGLSDLGIEIVSTGGTYKKITDAGVDAIEIDQITNFPEILEGRVKTLSPYVHGGILYKRDEKSHVDTINDLDIKPIDIVVVNLYQFQKALEKGNPDDIIENIDIGGPSMVRSAAKNHKDVLIVTDPADYDELLERLKNNDIDLDYRQGLAMKAYSLTAFYDSVIARYFQKLTGKDSKYKTYGFEKESDLRYGENPGQEAALYNDPFVKGLMENMEVIHGKEMSYNNYNDLNPALELAQELGENAVVALKHQSPCGVAQKDSIYESYIKAFECDSQSIFGGIVAVNGVVDGKTASKMHEIFLEIIAASDFTDEAFEILTQKKNVRLVRVNFDNETVREEIRYLNGKVLIQGKDFGEDEVEIVTENKPTEDEIKDLLFAQKVVKYVKSNAIVVAKDMQTLGCGAGQQSRVWALESIRDHFKDRDFSEAVLGSDAFFPFPDTVELAHEMGIRSIIQPGGSIKDKDSIDKCNEYGMSMVFSKSRHFKH, from the coding sequence GTGCGCGCATTAATTTCAGTAACAGATAAGACAGGTATAGAAAACTTAGCAAAAGGTCTAAGCGATTTGGGAATAGAAATCGTATCAACTGGTGGTACATACAAAAAAATAACAGATGCAGGTGTTGATGCAATTGAAATTGATCAGATAACAAACTTTCCAGAGATATTGGAAGGTAGAGTAAAGACACTTTCTCCATATGTTCATGGGGGTATCCTCTACAAAAGAGATGAAAAAAGTCATGTAGATACAATAAATGACCTTGATATCAAGCCAATTGATATAGTTGTTGTAAATCTTTACCAATTCCAAAAGGCACTTGAGAAGGGAAACCCTGATGACATTATAGAAAATATCGATATTGGTGGTCCATCTATGGTCAGATCTGCTGCCAAAAACCACAAGGACGTCCTAATAGTAACAGACCCAGCAGATTATGATGAATTATTGGAAAGACTTAAAAACAATGATATAGACCTTGACTATAGGCAAGGATTAGCCATGAAAGCCTATAGCCTTACAGCCTTTTATGATTCTGTAATAGCAAGATATTTTCAAAAGTTAACTGGCAAAGACTCTAAATACAAGACCTACGGTTTTGAAAAAGAAAGCGATCTAAGATATGGAGAAAATCCTGGCCAGGAAGCTGCACTCTATAACGACCCATTTGTCAAAGGTCTTATGGAAAATATGGAAGTAATTCATGGCAAGGAGATGAGTTATAACAACTACAATGACCTTAATCCTGCCCTAGAATTGGCCCAAGAATTAGGAGAAAATGCAGTTGTAGCATTAAAGCACCAATCTCCATGTGGTGTTGCTCAAAAAGATAGCATCTATGAATCATACATCAAAGCATTTGAATGTGACAGCCAATCGATCTTTGGGGGTATTGTCGCAGTCAACGGAGTAGTTGATGGGAAAACAGCTAGCAAAATGCATGAAATTTTCCTAGAAATAATTGCTGCAAGCGACTTTACTGACGAAGCTTTCGAAATATTAACACAAAAGAAAAATGTAAGGTTAGTAAGAGTAAACTTTGACAACGAAACAGTTAGGGAAGAAATCAGATACCTAAATGGCAAAGTCCTAATCCAAGGCAAAGATTTTGGTGAGGATGAAGTAGAAATTGTAACTGAGAATAAACCAACAGAAGATGAGATAAAGGACCTACTATTTGCTCAAAAGGTTGTAAAATACGTCAAATCAAATGCTATTGTAGTGGCAAAAGATATGCAAACCCTAGGCTGCGGTGCTGGCCAACAATCAAGAGTATGGGCCTTAGAATCCATAAGAGACCACTTTAAGGATAGGGATTTTTCAGAGGCAGTACTCGGCTCAGATGCATTTTTCCCATTCCCAGATACAGTAGAACTTGCTCATGAAATGGGCATAAGATCTATCATTCAACCAGGTGGTTCTATAAAAGATAAGGACTCTATAGACAAATGTAATGAATACGGTATGTCCATGGTATTTAGCAAGTCTCGTCACTTTAAACATTAA
- the purF gene encoding amidophosphoribosyltransferase, translating to MSGVVAIKSNDSVVQKLFYSLSSIQHRGQDSAGINISDGSHLYRVKAMGLVNEVFNDNNLKYHDGKIGIGHVRSAPEGCNRDYNVEPLLSFVKDNELSIAHDGNLINYYGLKSKEENNGMVFHTQTDSELILFLIARYFEGDIVKAVRRAMEDIKGAYSCVLCMPDKIVGFRDYNGIRPLMIGFDDENVVIASENAAIEILDIDNYRDVKAGEIVVVDKDGIKSYPMDEKASYKSCIFEYVYTARPDANIENTNAYMFRRRSGELLYDQAPVEADLVCPVPDSGTPSAIGFSQRSGIPFAAGLVKNRYMGRTFIKSNQKERELAVRLKLNPQKSVIDGKRIVLVDDSIVRGTTSEKLIERIRKAGAKEVHLRVTSPPFINPCYYGVDTPDKDKLIAAKMSIDDIRKKIGADSLEFLSLENILKLTNNPDNYCTACFTGSYPVVKEKI from the coding sequence ATGAGTGGCGTAGTTGCAATAAAATCGAACGATAGTGTTGTACAAAAACTTTTTTATTCATTAAGCTCTATTCAGCATAGGGGACAAGATTCAGCAGGTATTAACATATCTGATGGATCTCATCTGTATAGAGTCAAAGCAATGGGTTTGGTCAATGAGGTTTTTAATGATAATAATCTTAAATACCACGATGGGAAAATTGGCATAGGCCATGTTAGAAGTGCACCAGAGGGTTGCAATAGAGACTATAATGTCGAACCTTTGCTAAGTTTTGTTAAAGATAATGAACTTTCCATTGCCCACGATGGCAATTTGATAAATTATTATGGTCTAAAAAGCAAGGAAGAAAATAATGGTATGGTTTTTCATACCCAAACAGATAGTGAACTTATTTTATTTCTCATAGCTAGATATTTTGAAGGCGATATTGTAAAGGCAGTAAGAAGGGCCATGGAAGATATCAAAGGAGCATATTCTTGTGTTCTTTGTATGCCAGATAAAATAGTTGGCTTCAGAGATTACAATGGTATAAGGCCTTTAATGATAGGTTTTGATGATGAAAATGTAGTAATAGCAAGTGAAAATGCAGCTATTGAAATACTAGACATTGATAATTATAGAGATGTCAAAGCAGGTGAGATTGTTGTTGTAGATAAAGATGGCATCAAATCTTATCCAATGGATGAAAAAGCTTCCTATAAATCTTGCATCTTCGAATATGTTTATACAGCAAGGCCAGATGCTAATATTGAAAATACTAATGCCTATATGTTTAGAAGACGCAGTGGAGAGCTCTTGTATGACCAAGCTCCTGTAGAAGCTGATTTGGTTTGCCCAGTACCAGATTCAGGAACTCCATCAGCAATAGGCTTTTCCCAAAGATCTGGCATACCTTTTGCAGCAGGTCTAGTTAAAAATAGGTATATGGGTAGGACCTTTATAAAGTCTAATCAAAAAGAGAGAGAACTTGCTGTAAGACTAAAACTTAATCCACAAAAATCAGTCATAGATGGCAAAAGGATAGTCTTGGTTGATGATTCTATAGTAAGGGGAACCACCAGCGAAAAGCTTATCGAAAGGATAAGAAAGGCCGGAGCAAAGGAAGTCCACTTGAGGGTAACCTCTCCACCATTTATCAATCCTTGCTATTATGGAGTAGATACTCCTGATAAAGATAAGCTTATAGCAGCAAAAATGTCAATTGATGATATAAGGAAAAAAATCGGTGCTGATAGCCTGGAATTTCTATCATTGGAAAATATTTTGAAGTTGACTAATAATCCTGATAATTATTGTACAGCTTGTTTTACTGGATCTTATCCAGTTGTTAAGGAAAAAATATGA
- the purN gene encoding phosphoribosylglycinamide formyltransferase gives MNLAVFISGGGSNLKALIDAQNCGYFESQIKIIVANKDAPGLRHARDNNIDYLISKNEDEIIDTLKNYDIDLLVLAGYLVKISKKILDNFKVINIHPSLLPKYGGKGFYGIHVHEAVFANKEKISGVTVHYVNENLDDGDIIVQKKVDISNCKNPKEIASEVLKVEHKTLKEVIKKLEEEECAH, from the coding sequence ATGAATTTAGCAGTTTTTATTTCTGGTGGTGGGTCAAATCTCAAAGCCTTAATAGATGCACAAAATTGCGGATATTTTGAAAGCCAAATAAAAATAATAGTAGCTAATAAGGATGCACCGGGCTTAAGACATGCAAGGGATAACAACATAGATTATCTAATCAGCAAGAACGAGGATGAAATCATTGATACACTAAAAAATTATGATATCGATCTGTTAGTATTGGCAGGTTATCTAGTTAAAATCAGTAAAAAGATACTGGATAACTTTAAAGTTATAAACATTCACCCATCCTTATTGCCAAAATACGGTGGCAAGGGATTTTATGGAATTCACGTTCATGAGGCTGTATTTGCCAACAAGGAAAAAATAAGTGGAGTAACCGTCCACTATGTCAACGAAAACTTAGATGATGGCGATATCATAGTGCAAAAGAAAGTTGACATCAGTAATTGCAAGAATCCTAAAGAAATTGCAAGTGAAGTATTGAAGGTGGAACACAAGACGCTAAAAGAAGTTATTAAAAAATTGGAGGAGGAAGAGTGCGCGCATTAA
- a CDS encoding phosphoribosylformylglycinamidine synthase, giving the protein MNILIIGSGGREHALGKKISANDRKIYFAPGNGGTSDIGENIDIEVDDIEKLVDFAKNNEIDFTIVGPELPLCQGIVDEFEKNNLKIFGVNKKASKFESSKGFTKEFLNKYHIKTAAYLNTEDKKEAENYGKNLLEKNGKVVLKRDGLAAGKGVSIIDNVEDLTNTLDEIITKDGKVIIEEYIDGFEMSLLCLTDSQTIIPLPTSKDHKKIFEKEVGPNTGGMGTYAPNIEAEAYTEKIEKEILPNIIDGFNMENIDYRGVLFIGFMINESGIYVLEFNVRFGDPETQVVLELIDNDILDLLIATSERRLKDINLKINDRKAVCLVLASNGYPGSYEKDKEILFEDGIESTIYHAGTREENGKILTSGGRVLNIVAKADTFDQAIREVYQDAGKVNFENKYYRKDIGPSVKRVYVKRKDKYDFASRNLKTKIKNSLGIGLDDIKIYKRYDLETNDENLDKLLYQVLAEAPVDEVYAYDQAIKLQASFGKTIVSQYLPGQFNPREKGVIDTASLIIDDSNLLVKASTVYEISGANDEDLERIEEFLINPVDSQKVNLLGIPTTLKSDNHKNLENIVFSGFRNFDDSSLSKFLEENSMAMSLDDIRLVREYFAKEGRDPNETEMKILDTYWSDHCRHTTFNTFLDIEFDTATLLDEAIRDSFEKYIQMRRVLDIKKPINLMSFGTILAKYMRANDNFADLEVSEEINACSIYTKVKVQRDGKESLEDYLLMFKNETHNHPTEIEPFGGASTCLGGAIRDPLSGRAYVYQAMRLSGAGNIKESYDQTLEGKLPQAKITHEAALGYSSYGNQIGLATGLVDEFYNEGYKAKRMECGAVIAAAPAENVKRLEPKPGDIVILLGGKTGRDGIGGATGSSKSHKVTSIQTESAQVQKGNAPEERKIQRLFRNPQAAKLIKKCNDFGAGGVAVAIGELADGIDIHLDKVPLKYQGLKPFEIAISESQERMAVLIDSVDKERFMELAKSENLEATLVARVTDNNTMTMYYEDEVIAKLSYDFINTNGADRSEKVQVVSESLPELISQKDDDPSKFYEKVASLDIASKKNLIEMFDSTVGKNTVLNPLGGKKLLNPSQVMAARIPVREGISKTASLMTYGFDPNLSSASQYLGGYYAVVESISKLVAAGSDLNQIRLSFQEFYEKMDSAKAWSKPLKALIGAFEVTSFFEIPPIGGKDSMSGTFEDIKVPPTLISFAVTTEDIENIITNDLKGKCKLGLIRTSYKEDGTLDLEELENNYNKLIKDIREGNIISAIALTRKGLLADIYEQAVGNTGFTIDYDNLYNPMFGSFVVEYKDDRDFIENIGDFSEDIIVNGQKLDKDRLYDSYVHSLDEIFPGYEEVYYQKLHPGKAHRKLKSEKPCEKPRALILAAPGTNCEWDTQKTLVDAGADANILVFKNQNEADIKESIDNLDKELRKSQIFVIPGGFSLGDEPDGSAKFLANIIRNEKISKAIDYLLNENDGLILGICNGFQALVKTGLLPYGKVMIPDHDDPTLINNTCSRHISTFVNTKTLTNNSPWTVGVDLDKTYRIPISHGEGRFVVSEEKLKELLANDQIFSVYESSANGSNYNIEGILSKDGKILGRMGHAERLDDDLYKNVYDVDREAIFENAVNYFRKEY; this is encoded by the coding sequence ATGAATATACTGATTATTGGTTCTGGGGGTCGTGAACACGCCCTTGGCAAGAAAATTTCAGCAAATGATAGAAAAATCTACTTTGCACCAGGAAATGGTGGTACTTCTGATATTGGAGAAAACATAGATATAGAAGTAGATGATATTGAAAAGCTTGTAGATTTTGCAAAAAATAATGAGATTGACTTTACTATAGTTGGACCAGAATTGCCCTTATGCCAAGGAATAGTAGATGAGTTTGAAAAAAATAATCTTAAAATATTTGGTGTAAATAAAAAGGCTTCTAAGTTTGAATCAAGCAAGGGATTTACCAAAGAGTTTCTAAATAAATACCATATAAAAACTGCAGCTTATCTTAACACAGAAGATAAAAAAGAAGCAGAAAATTATGGTAAAAATTTATTAGAAAAAAATGGCAAAGTAGTTTTAAAAAGAGATGGTTTAGCTGCTGGTAAGGGTGTATCAATAATAGATAACGTAGAAGATCTTACTAATACTCTTGATGAAATTATTACCAAAGATGGAAAAGTAATTATAGAAGAATATATAGATGGCTTCGAGATGAGTCTACTATGTCTGACAGATTCTCAAACCATAATTCCATTACCAACAAGCAAAGACCACAAGAAAATATTTGAAAAAGAAGTTGGTCCAAACACTGGTGGCATGGGGACCTATGCACCAAATATAGAAGCAGAAGCTTATACAGAAAAAATCGAAAAAGAAATTCTTCCAAATATTATTGATGGCTTTAACATGGAAAATATTGACTACAGAGGAGTTTTATTCATAGGATTTATGATAAATGAATCTGGTATCTATGTTTTGGAGTTCAATGTTAGATTTGGAGATCCGGAAACCCAAGTGGTTTTAGAACTAATTGATAATGACATACTTGATTTATTAATAGCAACGTCTGAAAGAAGGCTAAAAGATATTAATCTTAAGATAAATGATAGGAAAGCAGTTTGCTTAGTCTTAGCATCTAATGGTTATCCAGGATCTTATGAAAAAGATAAAGAAATATTATTTGAAGATGGGATAGAATCTACAATATACCATGCTGGAACAAGAGAAGAAAATGGCAAAATACTAACTTCTGGAGGCAGAGTATTAAATATAGTTGCAAAAGCTGATACTTTTGATCAAGCAATAAGGGAAGTTTACCAAGATGCTGGCAAAGTAAATTTTGAGAATAAATACTACAGAAAAGATATTGGTCCATCAGTAAAAAGAGTATATGTAAAAAGAAAAGACAAATATGATTTTGCATCCAGAAATCTTAAGACAAAGATAAAAAATTCTTTGGGCATAGGCTTAGATGACATCAAAATTTACAAAAGATATGACCTTGAAACAAATGATGAGAATCTAGATAAGCTATTATATCAGGTCCTGGCAGAAGCACCAGTTGATGAAGTTTATGCTTATGATCAGGCTATCAAATTACAAGCATCTTTTGGAAAAACAATAGTAAGCCAATATTTGCCAGGTCAATTCAATCCTAGAGAAAAAGGTGTAATAGATACAGCTTCTTTGATAATAGATGATTCTAATTTATTAGTAAAAGCTTCGACAGTTTATGAAATATCTGGGGCTAACGACGAGGATTTAGAAAGGATTGAGGAATTCTTAATAAATCCTGTTGATTCTCAAAAAGTTAACTTGTTAGGTATTCCAACAACACTCAAATCAGATAATCATAAGAATTTGGAAAATATTGTTTTTAGTGGCTTTAGAAATTTTGACGATAGTAGCTTAAGTAAATTTTTAGAAGAAAATTCCATGGCAATGAGCCTTGATGATATAAGACTTGTAAGAGAATATTTTGCCAAAGAAGGTCGTGATCCAAACGAAACCGAGATGAAGATCTTGGATACTTATTGGTCAGACCACTGTAGACATACTACATTTAACACATTTTTAGATATAGAATTTGATACAGCTACTCTATTAGATGAGGCAATCAGAGATTCATTTGAAAAATATATACAAATGAGAAGGGTACTTGATATCAAAAAACCAATTAATCTAATGAGTTTTGGTACAATTCTTGCCAAATATATGAGGGCCAATGATAATTTTGCTGACCTAGAAGTATCTGAAGAAATCAACGCTTGCTCTATTTATACCAAGGTTAAAGTCCAAAGAGATGGCAAAGAAAGTCTGGAAGATTATCTATTAATGTTTAAAAACGAAACCCACAACCACCCAACAGAGATAGAACCTTTTGGAGGAGCATCTACTTGTCTAGGTGGAGCAATCCGTGACCCACTTTCAGGAAGAGCCTATGTCTACCAAGCTATGAGATTATCTGGAGCAGGAAATATCAAAGAATCCTATGATCAAACCTTAGAGGGCAAACTCCCACAAGCAAAGATTACCCACGAAGCAGCCCTTGGCTATTCTTCCTATGGCAACCAAATAGGACTTGCAACAGGTTTGGTTGATGAGTTCTACAATGAGGGTTACAAGGCCAAAAGAATGGAATGTGGTGCGGTAATTGCAGCAGCTCCAGCAGAAAATGTAAAAAGGCTAGAACCTAAGCCAGGTGACATTGTAATATTACTCGGAGGAAAAACTGGCAGAGATGGTATAGGCGGAGCAACAGGATCTTCCAAATCTCACAAGGTAACATCAATTCAAACGGAATCTGCCCAAGTTCAAAAGGGTAATGCTCCAGAAGAGCGAAAAATCCAAAGGTTATTTAGAAATCCACAAGCTGCTAAACTCATCAAAAAATGTAACGACTTTGGAGCTGGAGGTGTAGCAGTTGCTATAGGTGAGCTAGCTGATGGTATTGATATTCACTTGGACAAAGTTCCACTAAAATACCAAGGTCTAAAACCATTCGAAATTGCTATCTCAGAGTCTCAAGAGAGAATGGCAGTATTAATTGATAGTGTTGACAAAGAAAGATTTATGGAGCTTGCAAAAAGTGAAAACTTAGAAGCAACTCTAGTGGCAAGGGTAACTGATAATAATACTATGACTATGTATTATGAGGATGAGGTAATAGCCAAACTTTCCTATGATTTCATCAATACCAATGGTGCTGATAGGTCAGAAAAAGTCCAAGTAGTGAGCGAATCTTTACCTGAACTTATTAGTCAAAAAGATGATGATCCAAGTAAGTTTTATGAAAAAGTAGCAAGCCTAGATATAGCTTCAAAGAAAAATCTAATAGAAATGTTTGATTCAACTGTAGGTAAGAATACTGTTTTAAACCCACTTGGTGGTAAAAAACTTCTTAATCCATCCCAAGTTATGGCAGCAAGGATCCCAGTAAGAGAAGGCATTTCAAAAACAGCTTCTCTTATGACTTATGGCTTTGATCCCAATCTTTCTAGTGCAAGCCAATATTTAGGTGGATATTATGCAGTGGTTGAGTCCATATCCAAGCTAGTTGCTGCAGGTTCTGACCTAAATCAAATAAGGCTATCTTTCCAAGAATTTTATGAAAAGATGGATAGTGCCAAGGCTTGGTCAAAACCATTAAAAGCTCTCATAGGTGCCTTTGAAGTTACAAGTTTCTTTGAAATCCCACCAATTGGTGGAAAAGATTCCATGAGTGGCACTTTTGAGGATATAAAGGTTCCACCTACATTGATTTCCTTTGCTGTAACTACTGAGGATATCGAAAATATTATTACTAATGATCTAAAAGGTAAATGCAAACTTGGACTTATAAGAACCTCTTATAAAGAAGATGGCACTTTAGACTTAGAAGAATTGGAAAATAATTACAATAAACTTATAAAAGATATAAGAGAAGGCAATATTATTTCAGCTATTGCCTTGACTAGAAAAGGACTTCTAGCAGATATTTATGAACAAGCAGTTGGAAATACTGGATTTACTATAGATTATGACAACCTATACAATCCTATGTTTGGATCCTTTGTTGTAGAATACAAAGATGACCGTGATTTTATAGAAAATATAGGAGATTTTAGCGAAGATATCATCGTAAATGGTCAAAAATTGGATAAAGATAGGCTATATGATTCCTATGTTCATAGTCTCGATGAAATTTTCCCAGGATATGAAGAGGTATACTACCAGAAATTACATCCTGGAAAAGCTCATAGAAAGCTTAAATCAGAAAAGCCTTGTGAAAAACCAAGAGCCCTAATCTTGGCAGCACCTGGCACTAACTGTGAATGGGATACTCAAAAAACACTAGTAGATGCTGGTGCTGATGCAAATATACTAGTGTTTAAAAATCAAAATGAAGCTGATATTAAAGAATCTATAGATAATCTTGATAAAGAATTAAGGAAGTCACAGATATTCGTAATCCCTGGTGGATTCTCACTTGGAGATGAACCAGATGGGTCAGCTAAGTTTTTGGCAAATATAATACGCAATGAAAAGATATCAAAAGCAATTGACTACTTATTAAATGAAAATGACGGCTTAATCTTAGGAATTTGTAATGGCTTCCAAGCTTTGGTCAAAACAGGCCTTTTGCCTTATGGTAAAGTCATGATACCAGATCACGATGATCCAACACTTATTAACAATACTTGCTCACGTCACATCTCAACTTTTGTCAACACCAAGACATTGACAAATAACAGTCCTTGGACCGTCGGAGTTGATTTAGACAAAACTTATAGAATTCCTATTTCCCATGGAGAAGGAAGATTTGTAGTAAGTGAAGAAAAACTAAAAGAACTTTTAGCGAATGATCAAATATTTTCTGTATATGAATCATCAGCAAATGGATCTAATTATAACATCGAAGGAATTTTATCCAAAGATGGCAAAATCCTAGGAAGGATGGGCCATGCCGAAAGGTTGGATGATGACCTATACAAGAATGTTTATGATGTAGATAGAGAAGCAATTTTTGAAAATGCAGTGAATTATTTTAGAAAGGAATATTAA
- a CDS encoding formate--tetrahydrofolate ligase, producing MKTDIEIAKEIELRDIDDLCHDLGISDYEKYGKYKAKLGLEYANKKKENSKLILVTATNPTPSGEGKTTLNIGLSMALNKIGKNAISVLREPSMGPSFGRKGGAAGGGYSQVLPMDEINLHFTGDFHAITSAVNLVAAILDNHIYQGNEKNIDPKQIVWRRCVDLNDRALRNIVIGMGNRTDGVTREDKFDITVATEMMAVLCLATSIEDFKDRVSKMIVAFDYDNKPVTVDDIRATGSVAVVMKDALKANLVQTTENTPAIIHGGPFANIAHGCNSLLATKTALGIADYAVTEAGFGADLGAEKFNDIKCRLGGLSPDATVIVTSIRSLKYHAGMDFDNLADENLDYLKIGFKNLRIHIENMKKFGKNIVVAINKFATDTDDEIKLLKELTQTLGVDAIETTVFTDGAQGGVDLAQKVVDLCENDNDFKYLYELDLPIKEKIETIAKEIYRSKGVVYSKKCEKEIKKIEKLGYSNLPICIAKTPYSLSDDDKINITCDDYEINIRDIRVNAGAGFLVVYTGNVLTMPGLPKAANAYNIDLDDNNEIVGLF from the coding sequence ATGAAGACTGATATTGAAATTGCAAAAGAGATTGAACTTAGGGATATTGATGACCTTTGCCATGATTTGGGCATTAGTGACTATGAGAAGTATGGCAAATACAAGGCTAAGTTAGGCTTAGAATATGCAAATAAGAAAAAAGAAAATTCTAAGTTGATCTTAGTTACTGCTACTAATCCAACTCCAAGTGGAGAAGGAAAAACAACTCTAAATATAGGCTTATCAATGGCTTTAAACAAGATCGGCAAGAATGCCATTTCAGTTTTAAGGGAACCATCTATGGGACCTTCTTTTGGTAGAAAAGGCGGTGCTGCAGGTGGTGGCTACAGCCAAGTTTTACCGATGGATGAGATAAACTTGCACTTTACTGGAGACTTTCATGCTATAACATCTGCTGTAAATCTAGTTGCTGCAATTTTGGATAATCATATCTACCAAGGCAACGAAAAAAACATTGATCCAAAACAAATTGTTTGGAGAAGATGTGTTGACCTTAACGATAGAGCTTTGAGAAATATTGTAATTGGAATGGGTAATAGGACTGACGGCGTTACTCGTGAGGACAAATTTGATATAACTGTTGCTACAGAAATGATGGCTGTTTTGTGCCTTGCAACAAGTATTGAAGATTTCAAAGACAGGGTAAGCAAAATGATTGTTGCCTTTGACTACGACAATAAGCCTGTTACAGTTGATGACATCAGAGCTACAGGATCTGTTGCAGTTGTAATGAAAGATGCCCTAAAGGCAAATCTAGTTCAAACAACAGAAAACACTCCAGCAATAATTCACGGTGGACCATTTGCAAATATAGCTCATGGATGCAACTCTCTACTTGCGACAAAAACTGCTTTGGGCATTGCTGACTATGCTGTTACAGAAGCAGGATTTGGCGCAGACTTGGGAGCTGAGAAATTTAACGACATAAAATGTCGACTAGGTGGACTTAGTCCAGATGCAACCGTAATCGTTACTTCTATCAGATCTTTAAAATACCATGCAGGAATGGATTTTGACAATCTAGCAGATGAAAACTTGGATTATCTAAAAATCGGATTTAAAAACCTAAGAATCCACATTGAAAATATGAAAAAGTTCGGCAAAAATATTGTGGTTGCCATTAATAAATTTGCAACTGATACAGATGATGAGATTAAGTTACTCAAAGAATTGACACAAACACTGGGAGTTGATGCTATTGAAACCACAGTATTTACTGATGGTGCCCAAGGTGGAGTCGACCTAGCTCAAAAAGTTGTTGATCTATGTGAAAATGACAATGATTTTAAATACTTATATGAACTTGATTTGCCTATAAAAGAGAAAATCGAAACTATTGCCAAGGAAATTTATAGGTCCAAGGGAGTAGTTTATAGTAAAAAATGTGAAAAAGAAATCAAAAAAATAGAAAAACTAGGATATTCTAATTTACCTATTTGTATAGCTAAAACTCCATATTCTCTATCAGATGATGATAAGATAAATATTACATGTGATGATTATGAAATAAATATTAGAGATATTAGGGTCAATGCAGGAGCAGGATTTTTGGTAGTTTATACTGGAAATGTTCTAACTATGCCAGGCCTACCTAAGGCAGCCAATGCTTATAATATTGATTTAGATGATAATAATGAGATTGTTGGTCTATTTTAA